TTGCACTAAGTAAGGGAGGAACATCGGTGGAGAAAGATATGGAATTTGTTAAAGAAATTGCCTCAAAAGAGAAGAATTTTTCACAATGGTACGTGGATGTAGTAAGAAAAGCCGAACTGGCCGATTATACTACCATAAAAGGCTGTATGGTAATCAGACCATATGGATATGGTCTTTGGGAAAATATGCAGGCTGGTTTGGACAGAAGAATCAAAGAAACCGGGCATAAGAATGCTTATTTCCCTCTATTTATACCCGAGAGCTTGTTAAAGAAAGAGGCAGAACATGTAGAGGGTTTTGCTCCTGAGTTGGCCTGGGTTACTCACGGAGGAAATCAAAAATTGGATGAGAGGTTAGCTGTCCGTCCTACCTCTGAGGCTATTATCTGTAGTCTTTATTCTAAATGGGTAAGATCATGGCGAGACCTGCCTATTCTTATAAATCAATGGGTAAATATTGTACGTTGGGAGAAAGTGACCCGCCTTTTTTTAAGAACTACTGAATTTCTCTGGCAGGAAGGTCATACTGCTCACAAGTCCAAGCAAGAAGCAGAGGAGGAGACCTTAAAAATATTATACCAGGTTTATCAGGATTATATTGAAAAAGACCTGGCAATACCGGTCATTGTGGGGAGAAAGACAGAAAAGGAAAAATTTGCCGGGGCTTTGCATACCTATACCTTAGAAGCACTAATGAGCGATGGTAAAATGCTGCAAGCCGGGACTTCACATAATCTAGGACAAAATTTTGCCAAAGCTTTTAATATTAAATTTTTAGATGAGGATCAACAAGAGAAATACGTCTGGCAGACTTCCTGGGGCACAACTACCAGATTAGTAGGAGCACTGGTTATGGTACATGGTGATGAAAGAGGACTGAAACTACCGCCCAAAGTTGCGCCGGTTCAGGCAATTATAGTACCTATTATGTTCGATAAAAGCAAGAAAGAGG
The Candidatus Atribacteria bacterium DNA segment above includes these coding regions:
- a CDS encoding proline--tRNA ligase, whose protein sequence is MEFVKEIASKEKNFSQWYVDVVRKAELADYTTIKGCMVIRPYGYGLWENMQAGLDRRIKETGHKNAYFPLFIPESLLKKEAEHVEGFAPELAWVTHGGNQKLDERLAVRPTSEAIICSLYSKWVRSWRDLPILINQWVNIVRWEKVTRLFLRTTEFLWQEGHTAHKSKQEAEEETLKILYQVYQDYIEKDLAIPVIVGRKTEKEKFAGALHTYTLEALMSDGKMLQAGTSHNLGQNFAKAFNIKFLDEDQQEKYVWQTSWGTTTRLVGALVMVHGDERGLKLPPKVAPVQAIIVPIMFDKSKKEVLEKAENICAILKKNFRVEVDNRDGYTPGWKFNEWEMRGVPLRLEIGPKDMAKGQVMIARRDTGEKMAVNEEMLVETVNKLLNSIQENLFAQAKKFLEENIRETSDYNEFKTIIENQKGLIKTYWCENKDCEDKIKEETKASIRCIPFEQEKASGKCIYCGKESSTLVYFARAY